The Candidatus Minimicrobia sp. QA0096 DNA segment CGACGCCGTAGAAAACTTGTTAAAATCCGCCAAAGAAAAACTTTCTATTCGTTCAAACAATTTCAATCGCAATTTCTGCGCCATTCCCGTAGCAATTCGCGCCGCCAAAAAGCCCACGACAATTGAACAAAACCCACCGGCCGCCGTCACTAAAATCATCATCAAGCCATTATTCCAAATCGCCGACATATCTTGTTTAATAATGCCATTATTGACAATTTCCGACATTTTATCCGGCAGCCACAAATTCGCCATCACAACGCCATACGTGAATCCAATCAAGATAATAAACAGCAACCAATAGCCTCTAAAAATTCGTAAAATATGTTTCATTTATAGTCCTTTACGTTCTAAGTCCACCTTATATTATATCATTTTAGGACTAGTTGATTCTGTTTTAATAATTACAATTGGACAAAAATATCTGTTAGTTTTATACTGTTTTTAGCGTCGGGGTGTGGCGCAGCTCGGTAGCGCGCACCGTTCGGGACGGTGAGGTCGCTGGTTCAAATCCAGTCACCCCGACCATGAAATTATTGGGCGTACGTTCAGCTTAATTGAACCTCTGGCTATTAGCAATCAAAGGAGGTTTTATGCGACGAAGAGTAAACGTACGCGGAATTATTATCAACAACAAGGGCGAAATTTTCTGCCAAAAACTAACAGCAAATTCTGACAAGGGTCGTGATTTTTGGTGTACGCCGGGCGGCGGTTTAGAAATGGGCGAAGGCTTGCTAGACGGCTTGCGTCGAGAAATGATTGAAGAAACTGGCGTCAAACCAGAAATTGGCAAGTTGTTATTTATCCAGCAATTCGCCGAATCAGGCGAACAATCAGCGCACGGCCCGAATGAACAATTGGAATTTTTCTTCCTCATCACCAACTGGCAAGATTACCAGCAGATTGACCTGGAACAAACATCGCACGGCGTCGAGGAAGTAGCGGAATGTGGCTTTGTTGATCCAAAAACCACGCGGATTCTGCCAAGTTATTTGACAGAGGTTGACCTGGACCAGCTGGTTAATAAATTGACAGAAGTTCCAGTTCTAAGCGAATTATAGCGAGGTCACTCGGGCTATTTGGCGAAGAATTTTTTGGCACGTTCAGTTTTCGGGTGATCCATTACCTGGGCTGGCGTGCCATTTTCGATTATTTCTCCCTTATCCAGAAAAATCATCCTAGTCCCGACTTCACGGGCAAATTTCATTTCATGCGTAACAATCACCATCGTCATTCCCTTTTTGGCAACTTTCCTAATCACATCTAGCACTTCGCCGATCATTTCCGGATCCAGCGCCGATGTCGGCTCGTCAAACAGCATAATTTTTGGCTCCATCGCTAGCGCCCGCGCAATTGCCACTCGCTGTTTTTGACCGCCAGACAAACTATTCGGCGAAGCGTCCGCTTTATCCAATAATCCAACATCGTCCAATAAACTTCGCGCCAATTTTGTCGCTTTTTGGTCTGAAAATTTACGCAGTTTTTTCGGAGCTAATTTAATATTTTCAATCACGCTCAAATTCGGAAACAAATTAAATTGCTGAAAAACCATGCCAATATTCTGACGCAAGGCGTTTAGGTTTACGTGAGGATCAGTAATTTTAACTCCATCAACAATAATCTCGCCCGAAGTCGGCTCTTCCAGTAGGTTCAGGCAACGCAAGAATGTCGACTTGCCAGAACCAGACGAACCAACCACCACGACAATCTCGCCCTCTTCGATTTCCACGTCAATATCGCGAAGAACTCGATTCGTGCCGAACGTTTTTTTCAAGTTTTTAACGCTGATCATCGTCATGCTTCA contains these protein-coding regions:
- a CDS encoding NUDIX domain-containing protein — its product is MRRRVNVRGIIINNKGEIFCQKLTANSDKGRDFWCTPGGGLEMGEGLLDGLRREMIEETGVKPEIGKLLFIQQFAESGEQSAHGPNEQLEFFFLITNWQDYQQIDLEQTSHGVEEVAECGFVDPKTTRILPSYLTEVDLDQLVNKLTEVPVLSEL
- a CDS encoding amino acid ABC transporter ATP-binding protein; amino-acid sequence: MTMISVKNLKKTFGTNRVLRDIDVEIEEGEIVVVVGSSGSGKSTFLRCLNLLEEPTSGEIIVDGVKITDPHVNLNALRQNIGMVFQQFNLFPNLSVIENIKLAPKKLRKFSDQKATKLARSLLDDVGLLDKADASPNSLSGGQKQRVAIARALAMEPKIMLFDEPTSALDPEMIGEVLDVIRKVAKKGMTMVIVTHEMKFAREVGTRMIFLDKGEIIENGTPAQVMDHPKTERAKKFFAK